A segment of the Halogeometricum sp. S3BR5-2 genome:
CGCGAGAGCGGCGAGGGGAACGTCACGTCGCGCTACACGGCTCGAATCGTCCGGAAAGACGGCGAGGCAGTGCGCTGCTCGTTCGACGCGCAGCGAATACGGTACGAGGGCGAACCGGCGACGCTCGGCACCGTCCGCGAGATGAGCGACGAGGAGCGTGCCGAAGAACGGTTCCAAGCCCTCATCGAGCGCTCGACCGACCTCGTGACGACCGTCGACCGCGACGGAGTGATCCGGTATCAGAGCCCGTCGAGCGAGCGGATTCTGGGTATCGACCCCGAGGACGCCGCCGGGCGGGAGGTCCGTTCGTTCGTACACCCCGAGGACGAGACGCGGGTGCGGGCGACGTTCGAACACCTGTCGGAGTCGGCGGGGTCGACCGTCGAAACGATGCGGTTCCGCGCTCGGCACGCGGACGGGTCGTGGGTGTGGTTGGAGGCGGTCGCCCGCGCCGACCCCGTCGAGAGCATCGACGGCATCGTCGTCAACTCGCGCGACGTGACCGAGCGGTTGGAGTACGAACGGCGACTCCGCCGGTACGAGAGCCTCGTGCAGAACATCCGACAGGGGGCGTGCATCGTCGGGACGGACCGCCGCCTCTCGTTCGTCAACCGCGTCGTCGAGACGTGGACGGACGTGCCCGCCGAGGAACTCGTCGGTCGTCGCCTCTCGGCCCTCCGCGACGCCGGCGTCCTCGACGACGACGGGGTCGAGCGGGTCGCGGCGAGCGTCGACCGGATACTCGACGGGGAGCGAGAGCACGAGCGACACCGGCTTCCCGCGAGCCTCCCGTCCGGCATCGAGCGCATCGAAGTCGACCTCTCGCCGCTCCACGAAGAGGCGCCTGCGGAGTCCGGGGGCGCGGAGGCGGGACCGAAGGCGGAGGTGGAGGCGACTCGGGGCGTCGTCGTCGTGGTGACCGACGTGACGGAGCAGGCGCGGTACCAGGAGCGTCTGAGCGCTCTCCACAGCGCGACCCGGGAGCTGACGGCGGCGACGACGCACGACGACGTGGCCCGGGTGGTGAGCGACGCTGCGGAGAACATCCTCGGCTACCCGCTGGCCGGCGTCGCGTTCTACGACGAGGACCGCGACGCCCTCGTCACCCGGGCGCTGTCGGACGCGGCCGCGGAGACGGTCGAAGAACAGGTGATACCGCGCGGAGAGGGCATCGCGTGGCGGGTGCTGGAGAGCGGCGAGGGAGAGGTGCTCGGCGACGTGAGTGAGGACCCCGACGCGCTGAACCCCGACACCGAGATACAGAGTGAGGTCATCTTCCCCATCGGCGACGAGGGCGTCCTGATGGCCGGGTCGTGGGAGCCCGACGAGTTGAACGACTCGCGCGTCTCGCTCACCCGTCTGCTCGCGTCGAACGCGGGCGCCGCGCTCGAACGCGTCCAGCGCGAGCAGTTGCTCCGGCGCCGGGAGCGCGAGTTGGAGTACCAGAACGAGCAACTCGAACAGGTCGCGAGCGTCGTGAGCCACGACCTGCGGAACCCCCTGAATCTCGCGTCGGGGCAGACGGAGCTGCTGCGGGCGAACCACGCCGACGACGACGGCGCGATGGCCGAGCGACTGGAGCGCATCGAGGGCGCTCACCGGCGGATGCGCCGCATCATCGAGGACATGCTCGACCTCGCGCGGAACGGCCAGCCGGTCGAGGAACTCGAAACGGTCCTCCTCGGGAGCGTCGTGCGGGACGCCTGGGAGACGGCGACGGCGGGGAGCGACGCCACGCTGGAAACCCCCGACGGACTCGGGACCATCGAGGCGCACGAGGGGCGCGCGAGACAACTGTTCGAGAACCTGTTTCGGAACTGCGTGGAACACGGTTCCACGAGCAGTCGGGCGACGCCCGACGACGCCGTGGAACACGGGGCGACGGGCCACGGAACCGACTCCGGGGACGGCGCCGTCGCGGTCCGCGTCGGCCGTCTGGACGACGGCGGCTTCTTCGTCGAGGACGACGGCTCCGGCATTCCCGAGGCGGACAGAGGGGAGGTATTCGACCCCGGCGTCTCGACGAACCCCGAGGGCACGGGTCTCGGCCTCGGTATCGTTCGCACCATCGCCCACGCGCACGGGTGGAGCGTGACCGTCGGCGAGAGCGAGAGCGGCGGCGCGCGTTTCGAGGTTCGGACCGACGGCGGCGGGGGGGACGGGACGGCGAACCGAGAGCGGTCGCTCCGAGAGTAGACTGCGAGGGCGACGGTCGGAGATACAGTAAGTGGTTCGGCGGGGTGGGAACCGCCGTCCACCAACCCATGTTCGCTCCTGGCAGACCGAGAACGGGACTGGATTCCGAGGAGCGACCGAAACGACGCCTCGTCAGGGCATAGTTACTCGGCGGTTAGTCGACGGTAGGACGGGCTTAGCCGGCCGATGCGGAGCGACGCGGAAACCCGGTCGGGTCGGCGGCAGCGAAGCGCCGGACTGCTGCGGGGCCGCGCTCCGTCGACGCCGACTCGCGGTCATCGACATCGAGGAACCGGTCCGGTCGCGCTCTAAATCACTTCTTAAGCAATGTAATCTCCACACTAAATTCTTCCAAAAGAGATATTCTCTCCCGGGTAGAACGGTCGGACGTGTCAGACGACTCGACCCGACGTCGATTCGTCATCGACGCCGCCGCGGCCCGCACCGCGGGCCCGTCCGCGCGTCTCGGGGGAGACGCGGACGGCGGCGTCGGTACGTCGGGAAAGACGGGGGGAACAGGGGGAGAGACGGCGCCGCCGACGGTCCGCGGTGGCGGCCGCGCGGCGGGCAGCGGAGTTCGCTCGCGCCGCGACGGGCGACCCGCGGGTCCGCCCGGTGGGGCCGACTGCGGGAGGCGCTAGTGTCCGCTCGCGGGGCGTGTACCGTCCTCGTAGCGCTGTTCGTCGTCCTCTCAGGGGTCGCCGCGCCGGTCGTCTCGGCGCTCGACGAGAGCGACGCGGACGCGACGACGGCGGTGGGGACCGAGACGTCCGAGACTGGAACCGCGACGGCGGCCGAAACCGCGACGCCGACCCGAACTGCGACGCCGGCCGAAGCTGAGACCGAAACCGAATCGGCGACGCTCGCGGAGGCGACGCCGACCAGGACGGAAGCGGAGACGGCCACCGAAGCGTCGACGGCGACGCGGACCGAGACCGCCGGGCGAGACGCCGGGGCGGATGCGGCGGTTCGAGCGAAGGTCGCCCCCGAACTGCTCTCCGGGGCCGGGACCGGGGACGCGGACGGCGGGAGCGCCGTCGCCGCGCGGGGGTTCGACGCCTCGGCGTCGAGCGAGGAGTCGACGGAGTACGCCGTCGTCGTGGAACTCGACGGGAAGCGGGTCGCGTCGGGACGCGAGGCGGTCGCGCGGGTGCTCGGCCGCGACGCCGCGGCGCACGGTCGGTACGTCGGCGCGACGGCGACGCGCGAGGAGATACTGGCTCTGGCCGCCGAACCGTCCGTCTCGTACGTGCGGGAACCGGCGCGGCCCGTTTCGTTCGCCGGTACCGACGGGACGACGGAGGCGGTCCGGACGGCGAGGCTGGAATCCCTGCACGCCCGCGGCTACGGCGGCGAGAACGTCACCGTCGCCGTCGTCGATGTCGACCGGTTCGACCTCGACAACCCGGCGCTGACCGACCGGGTCGTCGCCGCGAAGGACTTCACGGGGAACGGACTCGACGGCGACAGCGGGTACGGCGAGCACGGCACGGCGACGGCCGAACTCGTCGCCGAGACGGCGCCGAACGCGTCGCTCGTCCTCGTGCGCATCAGCACCGACTGGGACCTCTACCGGGCGGTCGACTGGTTGGAAGCCGAAACCGACGCCGACGTGGTGTCGATGTCGCTCGGGTGGTACAACCTCGGCCCCCTCGACGGCACTTCCGAGATGGACCGCGTCATAAACGCCAGCGCGGCGAACGGCACCTCGTGGGTCGTCTCGGCCGGCAACTCCGCCGGCGGGCACCACTGGGGCGGAACGTGGAACGACACCGACGGCGACGGCCTGATGAACTTCGAGGACGGGACGGAGTCCCTCGAAATCGAGGGGTCGGGGACCGAGCGGATGTGGGCGCAGTGGAACGACTGGGAGGACGGGACTGAGGACTACGACGTCTGCCTGTACACCGACCCGGACGTGGCGAACGCGACGCCGTACGACGAGAACTGTACGGGGGCCTCGGCGAACCCCACGGAGCGCTCGACGCTCGACTTCTCAGCGCACGACACGTACTACCTGGCGATACGGGAGGCGAACGCCACCCGGCCCGTCCGGTTCGACGTCTTCCTCGGCGGCCGGGCGACGTTCCGAAACGGCGGCGTCGACGCGGGGAGTCTCACCAATCCGGCGACGAATCCGAACGTCGTCACCGTCGGCGCCTACGACCAGGAGACCGGCGGACTGGAGTCGTACTCCTCGCGCGGGCCGACCGTCGACGGTCGAATCAAACCGGACGTCGTCGCCGCCGACAACGTCCGGTCGAGCGTCTACGGGAACTTCCGCGGCACGTCGGCGTCGGCGCCGCACGCCGCGGGCGTCCTGGCCACGCTCCTCGACGCGAACCGCCGGCTCACGCCCGCGCAACTGAAAGCGAATCTGACGGCGCACGCCCGTCCCATCGGGGACGGGCCGGACAACGAGACGGGCTACGGGAAAGTGGACGCCGCCGCGGCCGTCGCCGGCCTCGGAACGTACGACCTGCCGCCGGACGGCCGCCTGACGCACGACGGCGACTACCGACTCGACACCGGCGGCAGCGCGGTTCCCTCGTCGCTCGTCGTCGACGCCGCGAACGTCACCGTCGACGGCGAGGGCCGCCCGTTCGCCGCCGGCGGAGGCGTCGCGTTCGCCACCACCGCGAACGCGTCGAACCTCTCGGTCCGCGACCTGACCGTGACCGGCGGACCCGTCGGCGTCGCGGTGGCGGACCTCCGGACGCTCGAACTGACGAACGTCGCGGCGACGACGGACGCGGCGCTGTCGGTGTCGAACGTCTCCGCGGTGACGCTGACGAACGTCTCGACGGGCGACGCGCCGTCGTTCGACCTCGCCGGCGAGAACGTCGGTCTCTCCGTGGACGATACGCGCGCGCCGCCGAACCGCGGTCGACTGTCGGCCGCGCCGAACCTGACGCTCGCGTCGTCGAACGCGACGGTGACGCTCCGGTACGACGAGTCGCACGCGAACGAGTCCACCGCCGCCGTGTGGACGGACGCGAACGGGACGTGGACCGAGACGAACGCCACCGTCGACACCGCCGCGAACACGGTGACTTTCGAGGCGTCGGAGAGCGGCACCTACGGCGTCTACGCCGTCGGCTATCCGGCCGTCGACGCGACGGAGACGCTCTCCGTGACCGCGGATGTGGACGACGCCGCGACGGCGGACGCGGACGTGAGGAACGTCGGTCGGGCGAACCTCACCGTCGTCGCCGCGAACCTCTCGGGGCCCGACGCGGCCCAGTTCTCGCTGGTGGACGCGCCGAACAACGAGACGGTGCGGCCGCGCGCGACACTCGGCGTTCGTGTGCGCTACGCGCCGAACGAATCGGGCGACCACGCGGCGACGCTGACCGTGCGAACGGCGGAAGTCGGGACGCTGAACGTCAGTCTCGACGGGACCGCGTCGGTCCCGGAACCAGAACCCGCTCCCGAGAGCGGGTCCGGCGAGTCCTCGGAGTCCGGCGGCTCCTCGGGCGGCGGCGGCGGTGGCGGTGGTTCGGGCGGCGGAGCGCCGGCCCCGACACCCGCGCCGACGCCGACGCCGGTACCGACTCCGACGCCGACGCCCGGGCCGAGCGTGACGGAGACGCCGACGCCGCGAACGCAGACGCCGAACGAGGCGGTGCCGCACGCGACCGAACCGGCGGCCGAGCCGACGACCGAGAAAGCGACCGAACGGACGTCTCGGACCGCGACGGCGACCGAACCGCCCGAGCGGACGCCGGCGGCGGAAGACGACGCGACGGAGACGCCGGCCGCGGTCACCGGAACGGGCGTGCCCGGGTTCTCGCCGGTGACCGCCGCCGTCGCGTTGGCGGCGGCCGCGGCGCTGCTCGCGCGACGGAGCTGAAGCGCGACCGGACCGCTCGAACTACCGGCCCCCGCCGAGGAGGCCGACGACCCACCGGACGACTTCCGAGGCGACGAACACTCCCCCCTCCGGGCGCGAGAGTCGACGTCCCGTCCAGAGCGCCGCGACCAGACCGGCGCAGACGACCAGCAACCACGCGACGCTCGACCGGACGCCCCCGCTCAGCGCCAGCGGCCGAATCGCGGCGGCGAGCCCCATGATGCCGAGGAAGTTGAAGATGTTCGAGCCGACGATGTTACCGACGCTGA
Coding sequences within it:
- a CDS encoding S8 family serine peptidase, with translation MSARGACTVLVALFVVLSGVAAPVVSALDESDADATTAVGTETSETGTATAAETATPTRTATPAEAETETESATLAEATPTRTEAETATEASTATRTETAGRDAGADAAVRAKVAPELLSGAGTGDADGGSAVAARGFDASASSEESTEYAVVVELDGKRVASGREAVARVLGRDAAAHGRYVGATATREEILALAAEPSVSYVREPARPVSFAGTDGTTEAVRTARLESLHARGYGGENVTVAVVDVDRFDLDNPALTDRVVAAKDFTGNGLDGDSGYGEHGTATAELVAETAPNASLVLVRISTDWDLYRAVDWLEAETDADVVSMSLGWYNLGPLDGTSEMDRVINASAANGTSWVVSAGNSAGGHHWGGTWNDTDGDGLMNFEDGTESLEIEGSGTERMWAQWNDWEDGTEDYDVCLYTDPDVANATPYDENCTGASANPTERSTLDFSAHDTYYLAIREANATRPVRFDVFLGGRATFRNGGVDAGSLTNPATNPNVVTVGAYDQETGGLESYSSRGPTVDGRIKPDVVAADNVRSSVYGNFRGTSASAPHAAGVLATLLDANRRLTPAQLKANLTAHARPIGDGPDNETGYGKVDAAAAVAGLGTYDLPPDGRLTHDGDYRLDTGGSAVPSSLVVDAANVTVDGEGRPFAAGGGVAFATTANASNLSVRDLTVTGGPVGVAVADLRTLELTNVAATTDAALSVSNVSAVTLTNVSTGDAPSFDLAGENVGLSVDDTRAPPNRGRLSAAPNLTLASSNATVTLRYDESHANESTAAVWTDANGTWTETNATVDTAANTVTFEASESGTYGVYAVGYPAVDATETLSVTADVDDAATADADVRNVGRANLTVVAANLSGPDAAQFSLVDAPNNETVRPRATLGVRVRYAPNESGDHAATLTVRTAEVGTLNVSLDGTASVPEPEPAPESGSGESSESGGSSGGGGGGGGSGGGAPAPTPAPTPTPVPTPTPTPGPSVTETPTPRTQTPNEAVPHATEPAAEPTTEKATERTSRTATATEPPERTPAAEDDATETPAAVTGTGVPGFSPVTAAVALAAAAALLARRS
- a CDS encoding PAS domain S-box protein; translated protein: MTETVRVLHVDDDSAFVELVATHLERRGGFEVVTETDPAAVLDRLATEEGDGEGDESGGRAAAVDCVVSDYEMGETTGIELLRRVRERRERLPFVLLTSRGSEEVASEAISAGVTDYIQKRARGEQYELLANRIRNAVEHYRTERRLRESETLYRTVVERTHDAIYVYQGDRFRFVNRRVRELTGYEESELREKEVWDLLHPDDEARVRRIAERRESGEGNVTSRYTARIVRKDGEAVRCSFDAQRIRYEGEPATLGTVREMSDEERAEERFQALIERSTDLVTTVDRDGVIRYQSPSSERILGIDPEDAAGREVRSFVHPEDETRVRATFEHLSESAGSTVETMRFRARHADGSWVWLEAVARADPVESIDGIVVNSRDVTERLEYERRLRRYESLVQNIRQGACIVGTDRRLSFVNRVVETWTDVPAEELVGRRLSALRDAGVLDDDGVERVAASVDRILDGEREHERHRLPASLPSGIERIEVDLSPLHEEAPAESGGAEAGPKAEVEATRGVVVVVTDVTEQARYQERLSALHSATRELTAATTHDDVARVVSDAAENILGYPLAGVAFYDEDRDALVTRALSDAAAETVEEQVIPRGEGIAWRVLESGEGEVLGDVSEDPDALNPDTEIQSEVIFPIGDEGVLMAGSWEPDELNDSRVSLTRLLASNAGAALERVQREQLLRRRERELEYQNEQLEQVASVVSHDLRNPLNLASGQTELLRANHADDDGAMAERLERIEGAHRRMRRIIEDMLDLARNGQPVEELETVLLGSVVRDAWETATAGSDATLETPDGLGTIEAHEGRARQLFENLFRNCVEHGSTSSRATPDDAVEHGATGHGTDSGDGAVAVRVGRLDDGGFFVEDDGSGIPEADRGEVFDPGVSTNPEGTGLGLGIVRTIAHAHGWSVTVGESESGGARFEVRTDGGGGDGTANRERSLRE